From a single Miscanthus floridulus cultivar M001 chromosome 8, ASM1932011v1, whole genome shotgun sequence genomic region:
- the LOC136475682 gene encoding protein CHLOROPLAST IMPORT APPARATUS 2-like isoform X1 has protein sequence MSSSCIPTGLRLDLDMVKAAASPGAHSSPLRPVHSSPSSTLSEASNASSSATSVSLKRARAPRKRPNQAYNEAAALLASIHPSVFPVKKSPKTGPPRPPSRQLSGLAAAFDASSDLLPPLPVLADSAFLLRDMPAPSPSPSPQPQPQSPSGGKNCSSPAPVSSAFRDFRDPAPSPASPDTVDVDELGEIDFDDDGFDAESILDVDEAAAGAAAEGLDGIMGSLTVESNNTATTSDDSILSSSGIHPYLRSLMVVGLAGRFELGLGFRHGARPNLNRALKRRDDDGAWWMWPAVPVKDLTIAPPTPPAPPASNAAMPQAAAGPEKKKSKKKKVVKVEKIMAKGKEVLPNAKCKEEEADASVDTANGDGDADSTPTKAPKTGLGLKLDADEVLKAWSDKGSMFAEGSGPESPTSAAEVRAKLADIDLFPENGAGGGIREASVLRYKEKRRTRLFSKKIRYQVRKVNADCRPRMKGRFVRSPSLLQQALEEES, from the exons ATGTCGTCTTCCTGCATACCAACCGGCCTGCGGCTGGACCTGGACATGGTGAAGGCGGCGGCGTCACCGGGCGCGCACTCGTCGCCGCTGCGCCCGGTGCACTCGTCGCCGTCGTCGACGCTGTCGGAGGCGTCCAACGCCTCGTCGTCGGCGACGTCGGTGTCGCTGAAGCGGGCGCGCGCGCCGCGGAAGCGGCCGAACCAGgcgtacaacgaggccgccgcgCTGCTGGCGTCCATCCACCCCTCCGTCTTCCCCGTCAAGAAGAGCCCCAAGACgggcccgccgcgcccgccgtcGCGGCAGCTCTCCGGGCTCGCGGCGGCGTTCGACGCCTCCTCCGACCTCCTCCCGCCGCTCCCCGTGCTCGCGGACTCCGCATTCCTGCTCCGGGACatgcccgcgccgtcgccgtcgccgtcgccgcagcCACAGCCGCAGAGCCCGTCCGGCGGCAAGAACTGCTCATCGCCGGCCCCTGTGAGCAGCGCGTTCCGGGACTTCCGCGACCCGGCGCCGTCACCGGCGAGCCCTGACACGGTCGACGTGGACGAACTTGGCGAGATCGACTTCGACGACGACGGCTTCGACGCCGAGTCCATTCTCGACGTCGACgaggccgccgccggcgccgcggccGAGGGCCTCGACGGCATCATGGGCAGCCTCACCGTCGAGAGCAACAACACCGCCACCACGTCCGATGACTCCATCCTGTCCAGCTCCGGCATACACCCTTACCTCAGGAGCCTCATGGTGGTCGGCCTCGCCGGCAGGTTCGAGCTCGGCCTCGGATTCCGGCACGGTGCTCGGCCCAACCTCAACCGCGCACTGAAGCGGCGGGACGACGACGGCGCCTGGTGGATGTGGCCGGCAGTGCCGGTAAAGGACTTGACGATTGCACCACCGACACCGCCAGCACCGCCGGCGTCGAACGCCGCAATGCCACAGGCCGCCGCCGGGCcagagaagaagaaaagcaagaagaagaaggtggtgaaggtggagaagatcatggCGAAGGGAAAGGAGGTGCTTCCCAACGCGAAATGCAAGGAGGAGGAAGCTGACGCCTCTGTTGATACCGCTAATGGCGACGGTGACGCTGACAGTACGCCGACGAAGGCGCCAAAGACCGGGTTGGGGCTGAAGCTGGACGCCGACGAGGTGCTCAAGGCGTGGTCCGACAAAGGGTCCATGTTTGCCGAGGGCAGCGGGCCGGAGTCGCCGACATCGGCCGCCGAAGTCCGG GCTAAGCTTGCAGACATCGACCTGTTTCCGGAGAATGGAGCTGGTGGTGGCATCAGGGAAGCCAGTGTGCTGCGGTACAAGGAGAAGAGGCGCACCCGGCTTTTCTCCAAGAAGATCCGGTACCAAGTGCGCAAGGTGAACGCCGACTGCCGGCCTCGGATGAAG GGAAGGTTTGTTAGGAGCCCATCTCTTCTTCAACAAGCCCTGGAGGAAGAGAGCTAG
- the LOC136475682 gene encoding protein CHLOROPLAST IMPORT APPARATUS 2-like isoform X2 — MSSSCIPTGLRLDLDMVKAAASPGAHSSPLRPVHSSPSSTLSEASNASSSATSVSLKRARAPRKRPNQAYNEAAALLASIHPSVFPVKKSPKTGPPRPPSRQLSGLAAAFDASSDLLPPLPVLADSAFLLRDMPAPSPSPSPQPQPQSPSGGKNCSSPAPVSSAFRDFRDPAPSPASPDTVDVDELGEIDFDDDGFDAESILDVDEAAAGAAAEGLDGIMGSLTVESNNTATTSDDSILSSSGIHPYLRSLMVVGLAGRFELGLGFRHGARPNLNRALKRRDDDGAWWMWPAVPVKDLTIAPPTPPAPPASNAAMPQAAAGPEKKKSKKKKVVKVEKIMAKGKEVLPNAKCKEEEADASVDTANGDGDADSTPTKAPKTGLGLKLDADEVLKAWSDKGSMFAEGSGPESPTSAAEVRAKLADIDLFPENGAGGGIREASVLRYKEKRRTRLFSKKIRYQVRKVNADCRPRMKAST, encoded by the exons ATGTCGTCTTCCTGCATACCAACCGGCCTGCGGCTGGACCTGGACATGGTGAAGGCGGCGGCGTCACCGGGCGCGCACTCGTCGCCGCTGCGCCCGGTGCACTCGTCGCCGTCGTCGACGCTGTCGGAGGCGTCCAACGCCTCGTCGTCGGCGACGTCGGTGTCGCTGAAGCGGGCGCGCGCGCCGCGGAAGCGGCCGAACCAGgcgtacaacgaggccgccgcgCTGCTGGCGTCCATCCACCCCTCCGTCTTCCCCGTCAAGAAGAGCCCCAAGACgggcccgccgcgcccgccgtcGCGGCAGCTCTCCGGGCTCGCGGCGGCGTTCGACGCCTCCTCCGACCTCCTCCCGCCGCTCCCCGTGCTCGCGGACTCCGCATTCCTGCTCCGGGACatgcccgcgccgtcgccgtcgccgtcgccgcagcCACAGCCGCAGAGCCCGTCCGGCGGCAAGAACTGCTCATCGCCGGCCCCTGTGAGCAGCGCGTTCCGGGACTTCCGCGACCCGGCGCCGTCACCGGCGAGCCCTGACACGGTCGACGTGGACGAACTTGGCGAGATCGACTTCGACGACGACGGCTTCGACGCCGAGTCCATTCTCGACGTCGACgaggccgccgccggcgccgcggccGAGGGCCTCGACGGCATCATGGGCAGCCTCACCGTCGAGAGCAACAACACCGCCACCACGTCCGATGACTCCATCCTGTCCAGCTCCGGCATACACCCTTACCTCAGGAGCCTCATGGTGGTCGGCCTCGCCGGCAGGTTCGAGCTCGGCCTCGGATTCCGGCACGGTGCTCGGCCCAACCTCAACCGCGCACTGAAGCGGCGGGACGACGACGGCGCCTGGTGGATGTGGCCGGCAGTGCCGGTAAAGGACTTGACGATTGCACCACCGACACCGCCAGCACCGCCGGCGTCGAACGCCGCAATGCCACAGGCCGCCGCCGGGCcagagaagaagaaaagcaagaagaagaaggtggtgaaggtggagaagatcatggCGAAGGGAAAGGAGGTGCTTCCCAACGCGAAATGCAAGGAGGAGGAAGCTGACGCCTCTGTTGATACCGCTAATGGCGACGGTGACGCTGACAGTACGCCGACGAAGGCGCCAAAGACCGGGTTGGGGCTGAAGCTGGACGCCGACGAGGTGCTCAAGGCGTGGTCCGACAAAGGGTCCATGTTTGCCGAGGGCAGCGGGCCGGAGTCGCCGACATCGGCCGCCGAAGTCCGG GCTAAGCTTGCAGACATCGACCTGTTTCCGGAGAATGGAGCTGGTGGTGGCATCAGGGAAGCCAGTGTGCTGCGGTACAAGGAGAAGAGGCGCACCCGGCTTTTCTCCAAGAAGATCCGGTACCAAGTGCGCAAGGTGAACGCCGACTGCCGGCCTCGGATGAAGGCAAGCACTTGA